The following DNA comes from Alienimonas californiensis.
CCGCCCCGCGAGGGAAGGGGGGGCAGGTTCTTCACCGGGCGGCCGTTGTCGTCCACGGCGGAGAGGGCGAGAAACTCCGGGTGGGTGTCCGCCTTGGCGCTGATGGCGATCCGCACGTCGCGGTCCTCCTCCAGGTGCATGATCTCCCGCCGCTTGCGGTTGTTCAGGTCGTCGGCGACGGCCTCGTGCACGGTGACGGTCAGCTCGCAGACGTTCTTCACCCCGGAGGCCGCCATCAGCACGCGCATCACCTCGATGGACATGCTCTCCGGCGTCTTGACCTGACCGGTGCCGTTGCAGCACGGGCAGTCGTTGTACAGCGCCCGGCCCAGCGAGGGCCGGATCCGCTGCCGGGTCATCTCGACCAGGCCGAACGCGCTGGGGCGGGAGACCTTGGTCCGAGCCCGGTCGCGTTCGAGGTGCTGCTCGAAGGCCCGCAGCAGGCCGCGGCGGTGCCGCTCGGCCCGCATGTCGATGAAGTCGTTGACGATCACCCCGCCGAGGTCGCGGAGCCGCAACTGACGGGCGATCTCCGCGGCGGCGGCGAGGTTCACCTTATAGGCGCTCTCCTCGGCGTCCTTGGCGCCGCGGGCGGAGCCGCTGTTCACGTCGATCGCGACGAGGGCTTCGGTCTGGTCGATCACGATCGAGCCGCCGCCCTTCAGCGGGACCTGCCGCTGCTGGATGTTGGCGATCTCGTCCTCAATGCCGTGCGCCTGGAACAGCGGGGCGTTGTCCTCATGGAAGTGCAGCCGAGCCGACATTTTCGGCATCATCGACTCCATGAAGTCCTTCGCCCGGTTGTAGGCGTCCTCCGCGTCGATGTGCACCGCGTCGATGCTGTCGTCGAAGGTGTCGCGGATGGTGCGGATCATGATGTCCGTCTCCTCGTGCACCGTGCAGACGCCGCTGGACTGCTCCACCTTCTCCGCGATCGACTGCCACAGCCGGGTGAGGTAGGTCAGGTCGGCCTTCAGGTCGCTCTGGCTGCGGCCCAGCGCGGCGGTGCGGACGATGTAGCCCACGCCCTTGGGCGGGTTCATGTCCCGCAGCATCCGGCGGAGCTCGCGGCGCTCGTCGTCATCCTCGATCTTCCGCGACACGCCCACCCGGCCGAGGCTGGGCATCAGCACCAGGTAGCGACCCGGCACGCTGATCTTGGTGGAGAGCGTCGGGCCCTTGTTGCCGAGCCCCTCCTTGATGACCTGGACGAGCACCTCGCTGCCGCGGCGGAGGATCTCCTGAATCTGCGGCTTGCTCTGGGCCTTGCGATCGGCGCCGCGGTCGCCGCCGCGGCCGTTCCGGCCACGGGGGCCGTCGAAATCGTCGTCCGGGTCGCCGTCCGGGCGGAGGTGCTTGAAGTACTGATACTCCACGTCGGAGACGTGCAAAAAGCCGTTGCGGCCTTCGCCGAAGTCCACGAAGCACGCCTGAATCGACGGCTCGACGTTGACCACCTTCCCTTTGTAGATGTTCCCGACGAGGTTATCGCCGCTGGAACGCTCCAGGTAGAGCTCCTCCAGTCGGCCGTCCTCGACGATGGCGATGCGGGTCTCCTCCGGCTGGAGGACGTTGACGAGCATCTCTTTTTTCACGGGGCACGCACCTTTCGATGGAAATGGAAAGATGACGGCCGAGCCCCGTCGCCCGTGCCGGCCCCCCGGACCAGCCCGTCGACGGACCGCGGGCGGCGGCGACGGGGTTCCGGAGGGCGGACGAACGCCCCCGACGCACGGCGATCGGCCGGCGGCGGGGCGTGAAGCGGGGTCGGACCGTCGGAGAGACGGACGCGGCGGCGGGGACCCGACAGGGTCCCGACGCCGCCGCGGGAAGCGACGTGTGCAGTTGTGCGAATCGAGCCCTGCGAACCGGCGAAAGCCGGTGCGAGCTGGCGGAACGGGGGGAACGACCGATCACCGGGCGGCTCCCGCCCAGTGGTCGATGCGGTCGGAGTTCCGCGGGCGCAGCAGCGCCACGCGGTCGTCCGGCTCCGCGCGGCCGGCGCGGGTGCGCTCGACCTCGTCCCGCAGAAAATTTTCGACGTCCCGGGCCAGTTCCAGTCCGTCGGCGTGGGCGGCGATCCCCTCGCACCCGGGCAGGTCCAGCCGGCCGGCCAGATCCTTCAGTTCCGGGATCACGTGCGGCGTGACGCTGATCTGGCGGATGCCCAGCCCCAGCAAGAGGGGCAGGAACTTCGGATCGCTGCTCATTTGGCCGCAGACCGTCACCGGCACGTCGTGCCGGGCGGAGGCTTCCACGACCATCCGGATCAGCCGCAGGACGGACGGGTCGGCCGCGGAGTACAGCGTCGCCAGATCCGGGTCCGCCCGGTCCGCCGCGAGGGTGTACTGGATCAGGTCGTTCGTCCCGATGCTGAAGAAGTCCACCTCCCGGGCGAAGTCGTCCGCCCGCAGGGCGGCACTGGGCACCTCGACCATCATCCCCACCGGCAGATCGCGGCGGAACGGGACGCCCTCTTCTTCGAGGTCTTCCATCACGTCGGCCAGCACCATCTTGGCCTGACGAAGTTCCAGCAGCGTGCTGACCAGAGGGAACATCACCCGGACGTCGCCGCAGACGCTGGCCCGCAGGATGGCCCGCAACTGCGTTTTGAACGAGGGCAGGTTCTGCAGGCTCAGGCGGATGCTGCGCAGGCCCAGGGCACTGTCCAGGTGCCCGGCGACGCCCCGCCGCATGCTGTCGGTCAGTTTGTCGGCGCCGAGGTCCATCGTGCGGATCACCACCGGCCGACCGGGCATGGCGGTAACGACCTTGCAGTAGGCCTCGTAGTGCTCTTCCTCGGTCGGTTCGGCGTCGCCCTGGAGGTACAGGAACTCCGTGCGGTACAGGCCCACGCCGTCGCTGCCGCGGTCGGTGCAGTGGCCGACTTCCTCGGGGAACTCGATGTTCCCCATGATGTAAACCCGCTCCCCGTCGCGGGTGCGGGGCTGCACGTCGCGGTACGTTTGCAGCCGGATCGACTCAGTCCGACGGGCCTCGGCCCGGCGGCGGTAGTCGGCGAGGGTTTCCTCGTCCGGATCAATCAGCAGTTCGCCGCGCTGACCGTCGACGATGACGGTCTCCCCGCCGGCCACGTCAGACAGGAACCGCCCCACGCCGACCACCGCCGGCAGTTCCAGCGCCCCGGCGAGGATCGCCGTGTGACTGGTCCGCCCGCCGCCCTCAGTGACGAAGGCCAGGATCTTCGAGCGATCCAGCGACGCCGTTTCGCTCGGCGTCAGGTTCTTCGCGAGCAGGACGACCGGATGCGTCAGGTTTTTCAGCTCGTCCCGACCCTGTCCGAGCAGTTCGCGGAGGACTCGCTTCTCCAGGTCGAACAGGTCGGCGGCCCGCTCCGCCATCTGCGGATTGCCCATCTCCTGCAGCGCCTTGGTGTACTTGCGGATCACCCGGCTGGCGGCGAACTCCGGCGAGTAACTCTTCTTGCGGATGTAGGTCCGCACCTCCTCACGGAAGCTGGCGTCCCGGGCGAGTTGCCCGTGGGCGGCGAAGATCGCCCCGTACTGGGCGCCGAGGCGATCGGCGGCGATCTGTTCGTTCTGGCCGATCTCCTCCGCGACCCGCTCCAGCGCCCGGTCCAGCCGGGCCAACTCCGAATCGACCGCGTCCACCCGCACGTACTGGCTGGGGATGCGGAACGTCTCCACGCCCAGCACAACGGCAGGACCCACGGCCACCCCCGGGGAGACGGCGATCCCTCGTTTGAGCAGCATGTTGCGGGTGACGGGGTAGGGAACGAACCCGGAGCCGAAGGGCCCGGTGGGCAGGAGTGTACAGCCGGCGAGGCGGGGGCGGCAGTCCGCAGTCCGGGGCGAAGCGGCGGACGGCCGCAAAACGGGCGGGAGGCCGAAAAGTCGTTCCCCGGCCGCACGGAAACGCACTCCTCCCGAGACGGTTCCTCCGAACGCCTCCCGGCCCGCCGACTACTCCGGCATGTTCATGGCGATGAGGGCGGCGATCTCGTCGACCGCCTGGCGGGCGTCGGGGCCCTCGGCGGCGACGGTCACCTCGTCGCCGCACGCGGCGGCGAGCGTCAGGAGTTGGATCATCGCCTTCGCGTCCGCGGTCGTACTCCCCTTCGTCACCGTCACGGCGCAGTTGAAGGCGGCCGCTTTCTGCGTCACCAAAGTAATCGGGCGCAGGTGCAGTCCGTCCGGACAGCCGACCTTGACGGTCCGAATCGCTGCGGCGTCCGCCTCCGGGGCGGGATTCCTCTCGTCGACCATCATTTCAGGGGTGAAGGCGAACCGGATCCGCGGGGTGGCCGCCGTTCGCAGGTGCAAATCGACGCGTCCGCACGCCGCGACGGGCGAGCGGACGCGTCGGTCCAGGGAAAGGGGACGGGGCCTAGCTGATCCGGCCCTCGTCGGCCTCGCGGAGCAGTTCCACGACTTCCTCGGCCGTCTGGGCCTGCTTGAGGAAGTTGCAGAACGTGTCGTTCTTCAGGTGACGGGAGACGGTCTCCAGAGCCCGCAGGTGATCGCGGGTGTTCTCCGGGGGGCTGACGAGCAGGATCATGATGTAGACCGGCTCGCCGTCGAGGCTGGCGAAGTCGATCCCCTCGTGCACCAGGCCGACCGTCGCCGTCAGGCGATCGACGGCGGGGTGCTTGGTGTGGGGCACCGCCACGCCGTTGCCGATGCCGGTCGAGCCGAGTTCTTCCCGCTTCAATACGGCGGCGACGATCGCCGACTCTTCATCCCCCGGCAACTTGCCGGAGTTCTTCAGGGAGGCGACCAACTGAGCGATGGCGTCTTCTTTCCCGGCCGGCTTGAGGTCGGGAACGATGGCGTCGGTGCAGACGAAGTCGAGCAAGTTCATGGCGACGGGTGCGGTTCGGGGCCGCGGGAGAGACGCCGGGAGGGCGGGGGAATGACGGAAGGTGGGGAGGCTCGGAACAGGGCGAGGCTCAGGGCAATAACAGCGTCAGGACGCGGAGGGCGGCTGAGCGACGCCGCCCGGCGGCGAGGACAACTCGGCCGCGTCGGCCGCCGGGGGGAGCCCCTCGTCGTCGTCCGCGTCGTCGTCGAGGGAGTCGCCGTCGAACGGGTCGCCGGCCACCTCCCGGGCGGAGGGGTCGCCGTGGTGTTCCTGGATCCGCTTTTTGTAGCGGCGGAGCTGTTGCTCCATCTTATGCAGGCAGGACTCGAACGTCGGCGTGACTTCCGTCCCCTCGCAGTGGGCGGTGAAGTCGTGCTTGTGCTCCGCGTCGACCAGCAGTTCGACCCGTACTCGATCGCCGGCGTGTTCGAACTCCACCGTGACGAGGATCTCCGTCACCCGCTCGAACAGGTGCACCAGCTTGTCGCACTTGGCCGTGATGAATTCACGGGTGGCGTCGTTGAGCTGGCCGTGGCGGACGGCGATCTTGGTTTGCACCGGGGCGTTCTTTCCTCGGCCGCTTGAGCCGGTCCGCCGTCCGCGGCGACGCGGCCGAATGGGCCGCCGCGAAGCAGTGTGATCCACTTGGCCGGCGACGCGGCGGTCGGCCGCCGGACGGTCCGGGAGGGGTTTCGGAGTCTATCGACGCCGCATGAATCCGCAACGCCGCCCGCACGTCCCCACAGGACGCCTCTTCCTCGCGCCCGCCGGGCGAGGGCGTCGCCCTCCGCCCGCCCTTCGCCGGGAGCCGGAGCGTCAGAAGGAGTCGACGGACCCGGAACGCTCCCGCCTCGCCCAATTCGGGTCCACGGCAGCGGGCAACGGCGGCGCCTCGGGCGCCAGCTCCGGCAGGTCGTCCCAGTGCCCCGCGAGCCGCAGTTCCTCCGGAACCTCCGCCGTCTCGAACCCCTCGACCAGCGACGCCGCCGGGCGCGGCGTGTCCACGACGGCGTCCCCGCCGGCGGAGCGGCAGCCCAGGCAGGACCCGGCCAGCGACGTGCCCGCCACCAGCGCCGCCACAGCCGCGCGGCTCATCGGACGACGGCGGCGGGCGGGGAACGACATACGAGCCGAAGGCCGGATCGGGAGCGGGCGGACCGGGAATTCTCGTTATCGACCGCGCCGGCGGCGCCGCCCAACCCTCCCGCTCGCTTCGCCCCCGAACAACCCGGCCGCGCCGCCCCAATCGCTTCCACCGCACCGATCGGCCGCGTCCGGCGACGCGGGGCCGGAAGGACGCCCATCCCGTGAAGAAAAGAGAAACCGGAGCGGACCTGTAAGCCGGGTCCTGTCCCCCCGCCGATCGGCAAGCCGGTCGTCGAGGGCGACGGTCATTTCTCTGGACGCTGTGTTGCCACGGCGCTCAAGCAGCCCACCCGGACGTCGAACGGCCCGGACCGAGCCGCGTTCGTTCCGCCCCAGCCACGGTTTCCCGTGACCGGGCCGGCGATTCCTCCGCCCTGTTCGGCCTTGCTCCGGGAGGGGTTGACCGTGCGACCGACGTCGCCGCCGGCCCGGTGCGCTCTTACCGCACCCTTTCACCCTTACCACGCACCGACCGCGACGCGAACGCCGCGGCCGACCGTTCGGCGGTTTGCTTTCTGTGGCACTGGCCCGGGGCTTCCGCGGTTCCCGAAGAAGACCGCGTCGCCCGGTGGGCGTTACCCACCACCCTGTCCTGTGGAGCCCGGACTTTCCTCGACGAATCCGCCGCTTCCGAAGAAACAGCGTCCCGCCGCGACCGTCCGGTCCGCTCCGGCGGGAGGATTCTAGCCGATCCCCCGCCGTGAACCATCCCGCCTGCGCTGGGGTCCGGCCTCGCTGGGGTCCGGCCCCGTGGCGTTGGCCGGGGGGAGGCGTATTCTGCTCTCCCGTCGCCCGCCCGTTTCGCCCGCCGCCCCGACCGACCGATGCCCTCCGACTTGCTGGGAGAACTGATCCCCACCGGCGGCGGCGATCCGATCCCGCTGCGTCGCTCGCCGCTGGTCGTGGGCCGCAGTTCGCGGTGCGACGTGGTCCTGCCGTTCGACAACGTCTCCGGCAAGCACTGCGAACTGACGCTGAAAGACGGCTACTGGCACGTCGCCGACCTCGGCAGCCGCAACGGCATCCGCGTCGACGGTAACCGTTGTATGGAGAGCGCGCTCCCGCCCGGTTCGCGGTTGCGGATCGCCAAGCATGATTACGAGCTCGCCTACGTCGCCGCCGGCGACGGCCCGGTCCCGGAGGTGATGGGCGGGAGCCAATTCGGCGGCAGCCTCATGCAGCTGGCCGGTCTGGAAAAGCCGGAGCGCCCGCCCGCCGAGCGGACCGAACGGGCCCGGCCGAAGACCTACGCCCCCACCGACCTTCCCGCCGGCGACGACGAGGAGGAGGACGAGGCCCTCCGCATGCTGCTCGGAAACGACGATGATTGACGCCCGCCCCCACCACGGTCGCTGATGGCTCCCAAACG
Coding sequences within:
- a CDS encoding Rne/Rng family ribonuclease, which encodes MLVNVLQPEETRIAIVEDGRLEELYLERSSGDNLVGNIYKGKVVNVEPSIQACFVDFGEGRNGFLHVSDVEYQYFKHLRPDGDPDDDFDGPRGRNGRGGDRGADRKAQSKPQIQEILRRGSEVLVQVIKEGLGNKGPTLSTKISVPGRYLVLMPSLGRVGVSRKIEDDDERRELRRMLRDMNPPKGVGYIVRTAALGRSQSDLKADLTYLTRLWQSIAEKVEQSSGVCTVHEETDIMIRTIRDTFDDSIDAVHIDAEDAYNRAKDFMESMMPKMSARLHFHEDNAPLFQAHGIEDEIANIQQRQVPLKGGGSIVIDQTEALVAIDVNSGSARGAKDAEESAYKVNLAAAAEIARQLRLRDLGGVIVNDFIDMRAERHRRGLLRAFEQHLERDRARTKVSRPSAFGLVEMTRQRIRPSLGRALYNDCPCCNGTGQVKTPESMSIEVMRVLMAASGVKNVCELTVTVHEAVADDLNNRKRREIMHLEEDRDVRIAISAKADTHPEFLALSAVDDNGRPVKNLPPLPSRGGK
- the ptsP gene encoding phosphoenolpyruvate--protein phosphotransferase, producing MLLKRGIAVSPGVAVGPAVVLGVETFRIPSQYVRVDAVDSELARLDRALERVAEEIGQNEQIAADRLGAQYGAIFAAHGQLARDASFREEVRTYIRKKSYSPEFAASRVIRKYTKALQEMGNPQMAERAADLFDLEKRVLRELLGQGRDELKNLTHPVVLLAKNLTPSETASLDRSKILAFVTEGGGRTSHTAILAGALELPAVVGVGRFLSDVAGGETVIVDGQRGELLIDPDEETLADYRRRAEARRTESIRLQTYRDVQPRTRDGERVYIMGNIEFPEEVGHCTDRGSDGVGLYRTEFLYLQGDAEPTEEEHYEAYCKVVTAMPGRPVVIRTMDLGADKLTDSMRRGVAGHLDSALGLRSIRLSLQNLPSFKTQLRAILRASVCGDVRVMFPLVSTLLELRQAKMVLADVMEDLEEEGVPFRRDLPVGMMVEVPSAALRADDFAREVDFFSIGTNDLIQYTLAADRADPDLATLYSAADPSVLRLIRMVVEASARHDVPVTVCGQMSSDPKFLPLLLGLGIRQISVTPHVIPELKDLAGRLDLPGCEGIAAHADGLELARDVENFLRDEVERTRAGRAEPDDRVALLRPRNSDRIDHWAGAAR
- a CDS encoding HPr family phosphocarrier protein; this translates as MTQKAAAFNCAVTVTKGSTTADAKAMIQLLTLAAACGDEVTVAAEGPDARQAVDEIAALIAMNMPE
- a CDS encoding PTS sugar transporter subunit IIA, which translates into the protein MNLLDFVCTDAIVPDLKPAGKEDAIAQLVASLKNSGKLPGDEESAIVAAVLKREELGSTGIGNGVAVPHTKHPAVDRLTATVGLVHEGIDFASLDGEPVYIMILLVSPPENTRDHLRALETVSRHLKNDTFCNFLKQAQTAEEVVELLREADEGRIS
- the hpf gene encoding ribosome hibernation-promoting factor, HPF/YfiA family, encoding MQTKIAVRHGQLNDATREFITAKCDKLVHLFERVTEILVTVEFEHAGDRVRVELLVDAEHKHDFTAHCEGTEVTPTFESCLHKMEQQLRRYKKRIQEHHGDPSAREVAGDPFDGDSLDDDADDDEGLPPAADAAELSSPPGGVAQPPSAS
- a CDS encoding FHA domain-containing protein is translated as MPSDLLGELIPTGGGDPIPLRRSPLVVGRSSRCDVVLPFDNVSGKHCELTLKDGYWHVADLGSRNGIRVDGNRCMESALPPGSRLRIAKHDYELAYVAAGDGPVPEVMGGSQFGGSLMQLAGLEKPERPPAERTERARPKTYAPTDLPAGDDEEEDEALRMLLGNDDD